GCTTGCCCGGCTGCGGTGGCGCGGACGGCGTCGAACAGCTCCTCCGCCGATGCACTCTTGACCAGGTAACCCGTCGCGCCCGCCTTGATCGCGTCGAGCACGTCGCTGCGTTCGGCAGAGGCCGAGAGCACCAGGATCTTGGTCTCGGGCGACGCCTCCAGGACAGCGACGGTGGCGTCGGCCCCGTTGCCGTCTGGCAGGTGCATGTCCATCAGCACAACGTCGGGAGTGGTGGCTCGGGCGCGGCGTCCGGCAGCGGCGACGCCGTCCGCGGTAGCGACGACCCCGAATCCGGCGGCCTCGAGATCTCGGGCGACGCCGTCACGCCACATCGGGTGATCGTCGACGACCATCACCGCGATCTCGGAATTCGTTTCCTCTGTCATCGAAGTCCCTTCGTTCTCGGAAGACGAATCTCCCATTCGGTCCCCTCGCCGTCGGCGGTATCGAGCAGTGCTGTGCCACCGAGGGATTCGACGCGGCCCAGAATGGATTTCGACACACCCATCCGGCCCTCGGCTTCGGCGGCGGCGAGCCGTCCGTCCGGGATTCCGTGGCCGTCGTCTCGAATACTGACGATCAGCTCTCCGTCTACGTCCTCGAGCAACACGTACGCCTTGGCCTCGGACCCGGCGTGGAGTTCGACGTTGGACAGCGCCGTCGCCACCACCGCGGCGAGTTCCTCGGCCACTTCGGATTCGACGAGCACCGGATCGGCCGGAGTGGAGACGGAGACAGCAGTACCGGCCTGCGTGCGCAGCAACGCGCGCACGTCCACGATCGAACCGGTGTGATCACCGCGCGGAGCGGCCTGTTCCGAGATCAACACGCGCAGCGCGACTTCCTGCTCAGCGGCCAGATTCGCGAGTTCTGCAGCAGGCCCGCCTATTTCGAGCCCTCGCCGGCGCACGAGGGCCAGTACCTGCAGTACCCCGTCGTGCACCTGCCGGGCGAGTCGTTCACGTTCCTCGGTGATCGCGGCCGATCGAGCTGCGCGACGCAGTTCTTCGTGAGCGCGCCGGGCAGTGTTCGACGCCATTCCCAGCGCCAGCCCGGCCGAGAGCAATACCGGAGCGGTGGCGTCGGACCAGAGGTCGGAGTCGAAGCGATCGCGAACGAGCGCGCTGACCACCGACATCACGACACCGGATGCAATCCCTCCCTTGGGGCCCAACAGGATTGCCGCGGAGATGACGGCATTGGTGGCCCACAGCGTGGTGGGCAGGGTTTGGCGGGTGCTGTACCAGTCGTAATCGGCCACCAGCCGCGTCGAGGCCATCAGTGCGATGACGATCACCTGATCGGCGAGCACCACCTGCCACCGTGGCAGCGATGCGCGCGCGAGCATCAACGCCGATGCCCCGGACCACACGGCCATCAGGGAAACGAACACCCAGCTCAAGCGGGGATTGGTGTAGTTGTCGACGGTGGCGACCTGGTAGCTGACGGCGTAGACGAGGGTGATCAGGCGAAAGGCCTGCGAGGCCCGCCACAGCGGGGTGTCGGGATCGGACGAGGTGAGCGTGGTCCGCACCCGATCAGCCGTCCGCATCGGTGTTCTGGCCCGGAATCTTCAGTTCTCCCTTGGCAAGTCGATCGGGCTCGTCGGCACCGGGAGGTGTGTGCGGATCACTCGCTTCGGCTGCGTACAGCGGGTCGGTCGGTTCGAGTTCTTCGTAGACCTCCTCCGGATCGTCGGCGAGCAGCGACCGCACAGCGGTGTTGAGCACTGCGACGATCGGTACTGCGAGCAGGCCACCGACGATGCCGGCGAGCAGAATTCCGACGGTGATGGACAGCACCACCGCCAGTGGATGCAGCCGTACCGCGCGTCCGAGCAGAAGTGGTTGCAGCACATGCCCTTCGAGCTGCATGACGGCGACCACGATGCCGAGGGTGATGACGGCGGTGATCAGGCCCTTGGTCACCAGGGCGATGAACACGGCGACGAATCCGGTCAGCACGGCACCGATGATCGGGATGAACGCGCCGATGAACACCAACGAGGCCAGTGGGAGAGCCAGTGGTACACCGAGAATGGCGAGACCGGCGCCGATGCCGATGGCATCCGCGGCCGCGACGGCAACCGTCGCGCGGACGTATCCCACCAGCGACCCGAAACCTTGAATGCCCGCGGTGCGGATCTTCCTGCGAGCTCCGGTCGGCGCGAGCCGGGTGACGAACTGCCAGATCTGATCGCCGCCGTACAGGAAGAAGATGAGCGTGAACAGTGTCAACAGTGCGCCGGTGAGAATCTCACCGATCACCGCGGCGGTCGTCAGTGCTCCGCTGGTGACGGCTTCCTGGTTGTCCTGAATGACCTTGACGAGGTTGTCGGTGGCCTGCCGAATCTGGTCCTCGCTGATGTGCAGCGGTCCGCTGCTGAGCCATTCCTCGACGCCGTTGATCGATTGGGTGAACTGATCGCCCACCTGCGGCAGACCTTCGATGAACTGCTCGACGATGAAGGTCATGATCCCGGCGACGACGCCGATGCTGGCAATGATCACGATGATCACGGCGACGGCCCGCGGCACTCCGCGTCGATGCATCCAGTCGACGACCGGCACGAGCATCGCCGACGCCAACAGTGCAAGACCCAACGGTATGACGACCGTGCTCAGCTTCGCCACCACGTACGCAAAAGTGATGAATCCGGCGAACAGGACAAGTATTCGCCACGTCCATTCCGCCCCGATCCGCACCAGCGGGTGCACCGAATCTGCCGCCGAAGTGGGGCCCGGGGACGCCCCCGTACCTTGCGCCCGCAACTCGTCGGTGCTCACCCGCTAAATTTAACCTGTGCTGGCATCTTTCCGAGCGGTCTCGCTCACTCTGAAGAGTCGCTGGCCGCTCTATATGTTCTCGATGCTCATCGCCAATGTCTTCGGGGCCGTGCTCGTGTTCGCGTTCGTGCGCTACGGCCTGCCCATCCCCGAATCGCAATCGATCGTCGCCGATCGTGTCCGCAACGTGTACATCTTCGGTGCCTATCTGGGTGTCGCCCTGGTGGTCAGCCTGATCTACGCATACACACTGCTGCGCTCGGTCATCAGGTGGCAGCTCCGCGGTGGTCCGCCCACCCGCAAGGAACAGATGACGACGCTGCACGCGCCGTTGCGTCAGGCGATCGTGCACCTGATTCTGTGGATCATCGGCGGCATCATCTTCGTGTTGCTGACCATCGCAGAGATGCCGTCGCTGTCGATCGCGGTCATCGTCACCGTCGGAATGGCCGCGACGGTCACCTTCGGATTCACCTACATGCTCGGCGAGCGCATCCTGCGGCCGGTCGCGGCGATGGCTCTGAGCGAGGGCCGCTTCGATCGCACGATGACGCCCGGCGTCGGTACCCGCATGGCCATGACGTGGGGGCTGGGAACGTTGATGCCCGTCATCGGGATCATCCTGCTGTGCGCCACCCAGCTGACCACCGATCTGGTGTTCTCCCCCAACGCCCTCGCCGTCGCCATCATCCTGCTCAGTGTTCTCGCCATCGTGCAGGCGTTCGTACTGTCGATGCTCACCGCGAGCCAGATCTCGGACCCCATCAGCCAGCTGCACAGCGCCATCGAACGCGTTCAGCGCGGCGAGACCGACGTCGAGGTCGACGTGTTCGACGGCAGCGAGATCGGGCGCCTGCAGGTCGGCTTCAACCGCATGATGGAGGAATCCGCCGAACGACGCGTCCTGCGGGAGCTGTTCGGCCAGCACGTCGGCGAGGACGTGGCGCGTCGCGCATTGCAGTTCGGAACCGAACTCGGCGGCGAGACACGATTCGTCGCGGTGCTGTTCGTGGACATGGTCGGCTCCACCGCCACCGCCTCCGAGCGCCCACCGAGCGAGGTCGTGGTGTTGCTCAACGAGTTCTTCCGCGTCGTGGTCGATGTCGTCGGGCGTCATCACGGCTTCGTCAACAAATTCATGGGCGACGCGGCCCTCGCGATATTCGGAGCCCCACTCGATCGTCCGGACGCCCCCACCGCCGCGCTCGCCGCCGCCCGTGAACTGCGATTCGCACTGAACGAGATCACCGGCCTCGACATCGGCATCGGCGTCTCGGCGGGTCTTGCCGTCGCCGGCAACATCGGAGCCTCGGAACGCTTCGAGTACACCGTCATCGGAGACCCGGTCAACGAGGCATCGCGACTCACCGAGCTGGCGAAACTGCGCCCTGGACGCGTCCTGGCGTCGACCTCGGCCCTGTACTTCGCCGACGACGAGGAACAGGAACAGTGGGAGTTGGGAGACCAGGTTCAACTGCGTGGTCGACGACGAGCCACCCACCTGGCCTGGCCGGTCGAGTATCCCGACGCCACACCCGGCGACGGTTAGTCTGACAAGGTGCCCGACCCCAGCTCCACCCGCGGACCCGGAGTGCGGCGTCCGCGAAACCGGCTCCGGTGGCTCAAGTGGATCGCTGGAATCGCCCTGGTTGCGCTGCTGGTGGGCGAGGCGATCTACCTGTGGCCACGGCTGCACGAATCCTGGACCGCCGTTCGCGAAATCCACTGGGGTTGGCTGGCGGCCTGCATCCTCGCGCAGGCAGTGTCGCTGAGCGCATTCGGCCGAGTACAGAAACAACTACTCGACGCAGGCGGCGTGAAAGTACGTCAGCGAAAGTCCGTGGCCGTCATCTACGGCAGTACCGCGATGGCGCTCACCCTCCCCGCCGGGCAGGTCTTCTCGACGGCGTTCACCTATCGCGAGACCCGTCGCTGGGGCGCGAGCCCGGTGGTGGCGTCATGGCAGTTGGCCATCTCCGGCGTCATCGCCGCAGCTGGACTGGCCGTCCTCGGGGTGGCCGGAGGATTGGTCGTCGGCAGTTCGTTCAACACGTTCACCGTGGTGCTGCCGATCGCCGGAGTCATCGCGATCGTCGTCGCCGTCCGCTACATCTCGAATCACCCCCAGTCGATCAAGACCGTCGCGCGCTGGGGACTGCGTCGCTACAACGCGTTCCGAAACCACGAGCTCGATGCCGGGGCCGAGGGCATCGACAAGATCATCGGTCAGATTCAGTCCGTCCAACTCGGCAAACGCGACGGGGCGCTCACGCTGTCGTGGTCGGCGGTACATCGACTCGGCGACGTGGCGTGCCTGGCGTTCGCGTGCTTCGCCGTCGGCGCGGATCCACGACTGTCCGGTTTGCTCATCGCCTTCGCGGCCGGCAAAGCCGTCGGATCCGTTCCACTCGCGCCGGGCGGCCTGGTTGTCGTCGACGCCACCCTCATCGCGTTCTTGACCAGCGCTGCATCGATCACCGCATCGCAGGCGGTCGCGTCGGCGCTGGTCTATCGCGGGGTCAGTTTCATCCTTGTCGCCATCGTCGGGTGGATCGTGTTTCTGGTGCTCTTTCGTAAGCATCAGCACGCCGATCTCGAATTCGATATTGCGCTCGAACAGCAGGAGACCGCCGAGCTGCGGCGCACCGAGAACAGCCGGGACGCGAAGGGCGATCCGGAACCGGCATAAACGCAGACGTTCAGTGGCGTTCGTCACTTTCCGTTCACCCGGAATATATACGGACCCTGGTCCGCTTGTGTACTATGAGCATTGAAACTTCAACCCACTAGGAGTCACCATGACCACCGCCATTGCACTTCCCGAGCTCACCGCAGGCACCTGGGCCATCGACGCAACCCACTCCACCGTCGGATTCACCGTCCGCCACCTGGTGGTCAGCAAGGTCCGCGGCCGTTTCCAGGCCTTCACCGGCACCATCACCGTCGCTGCCGACGGCACCCCGTCCGTCGACGCCGAGATCGACGTCACCTCGATCACGACCGACAACGCCCAGCGCGACGGCCACCTCAAGACCGCCGACTTCTTCGAGGTCGAGAAGTTCCCCACCGCAACGTTCAAGTCCACCTCGGTCAAGGCCGACGGCGGAGACTTCATCGTCACCGGTGACTTCACCCTCCACGGCGTCACCAACTCCATCGATCTCAAGCTCGAGTTCAACGGCGTCAACGCCGGCATGGGCAACGGACCGGTTGCCGGCTTCGAGGCCAGCACCGTCATCAACCGCAAGGACTTCGGCATCAGCATCGACATGCCCCTCGAAGGCGGCGGCGCAGTCGTCGGCGACAAGATCACGCTGAACCTGGAAATCGAAGCCGGACTGCAGGCGTAATTCTGCCCCGCTTCACACCCCTCCCCCTTCGGATCAATGCGGCTTTGTTGCAGTCCAAGCGACTGAAACCCGCATTGATCCATGCCGGGAGGCCCACCGAACGGCCCGTATCGCATTCGCGGTACGGGCCGTTCGCTGTCGGTGTCTACAGTGGGGCGCGTGAAGTTTCGATCCCCCGCAGTTGCTGCCGTCCTCGACCTGCTGATGGTCTTGCTCTTCGCCGCGATCGGCCGTCGCAGCCACGCCGAGGCCACCGCGCTGTCCGGCCTGTTCCACACCGCCTGGCCGTTCGTCGTCGGTGCGGCCATCGGCTGGATCGTCACATTCGCGCTGTACCGCAACAAGTTCGACGCGTTCCTCATCGTCCCGACGGGCATCGTCGTATGGGTGATGACGGTCGCTCTCGGCATGGTCCTGCGGGCGGTGACCGGGCAAGGAACAGCTGGGTCGTTCATCGTCGTGGCAACCCTGTCCACCGCCGTTCTGCTGCTCGGCTGGCGCGCGCTGGCGAAGTTCGTACCCAGCGTCCGCTGAATGAAGAGTTCGTCGAGATCGGCCTCGGCGCGATAGGATCATCCACGGTGCGCCGGGAAGTCTGGTCGGCAACAACTTTGTGCTGCGTACCTGCCATATAAGGTTCGGTCGGTTCGCAACGCGACGAAGCTACCGAAAGGCGTTGTCACCGTGACAGATTCATCCAGTTCCAAGACGCGATTGCCGCTGTTCTCTCGCGGCTCCTGGTCCGAGGCCGACCGCGTCGCGCAGATTCTCCGCAAGGAAACCGTCGGTGGCGCATTGCTCCTCGTCGCCACTCTTGTCGCGTTGATCTGGGCCAACTCACCGTGGTCCGCGGCATACGACTCGCTGATGAGCACCCGCGTCGGGCCCTCGGCACTGCATCTCGATCTGACGCTGTCGACGTGGGCCGCCGACGGGTTGTTGGCCATCTTCTTCTTCGTCGTCGGACTCGAGCTCAAACGCGAATTCGTTGCCGGTGATCTGCGCGATCCGGCACGCGCCGCATTGCCGGTGGCCGCGGCTGTCGGCGGAATGATCGTTCCCGCAGTTATTTTCGTGTTGTTCAACCTAGGCACCGGGGACGGCGCTCTCCTCGGCTGGGCCATTCCCACCGCAACCGACATCGCGTTCGCCGTCGCCGTCCTCGCGGTGATCAGCACGCATCTTCCGACCGCGTTGCGCACCTTTCTGCTGACCCTGGCTGTAGTCGACGACCTCCTGGCCGTCAGTGTCATCGCGATCTTCTACACCGACGACATCAACTTCGTCGCGCTCGGACTGACGCTGATTCCGCTTGCCCTGTTCGCCGTTGCCGTGCAGATGCGCGTTCGCTCGTGGTGGGTTCTCATTCCGTTGGCCGTGGTGACGTGGGTGCTCATGCACGAGTCCGGCGTCCACGCCACCGTCGCTGGCGTTCTGCTCGGCTTCGCCGTTCCAGTGATCCGGAGCAAGGCCAACGGCGGCCCGGAAGCGGGCCCCGGTCTCGCCGAACACTTCGAGCACAAGATTCGGCCCATCTCCGCGGGAATCGCGGTGCCGCTCTTCGCCTTCTGCGCTGCCGGCGTGACAGTCGGTGGATTCTCCGGTCTTCGCAGTGCACTGACCGATCCGATCGCCATCGGCATCATCGCCGGCCTCGTCATCGGCAAGGCCATCGGCATCTTCGGCACTACATATCTCGTATCCCGTTTCACCAGGGCGACACTGGATGCCGGACTGAAATGGCTCGACGTCTTCGGCGTCGCAATGCTCGCGGGTATCGGCTTCACCGTGTCGCTGCTGATCGGCGACCTTGCTTTCGGCGAAGGAACTCAGCGCGACGATCACGTCAAGGTCGGGGTGCTGACCGGTTCGATCATTGCGGCCACCATCGCATCGATCATTCTGCGAACCCGCAACAAGGCGTACCGGGACTTCTACATCGAAGAGACACGCGACGACGACCACGACGGCATCCCGGACGTGTATCAGAACAAGAAGTAGCGATCGGTGGAATCCGGACGGCTCCGATGACACGATGAGTCGGTGAGCGGAACCGTGCGCGAACTGTTGACCCGGCACATCGACGCCGGACTGATGCCGGGGGCGGTAGCACTCCTGGGCGGCCCTGATGCGGAACCCATCGCGGTCGGATCATCGGCGGTCGGCGGTCCACCGATGGCAGTCGACGCCATCGTCCGGATTCAGTCGATGACCAAGATCGTCACCAGCGTGGCCGCCCTGCGGCTCGTGGAGGAGGGCCGACTGACGCTGGACGACGACGTCGTTCCCTGGCTTCCCGAACTCGCGGGCCGCCCCGTGCTCACCCGCCCCGACGCTGCACTCGACGACACCGTTCCTCAGGACCGACCGATCACGTTGCGGCACTTGCTCACCAACACCAGTGGGTACGGAATTCAGATGGGAGACACCCCGCTGGCCCGGGCGATGAGGGACAACGACACGGAAGCCGGATCCGCGCCGTCTCCGCTCGGCGCGGACGAGTGGTTGGCACGAATGGCGGATCTTCCGCTGGCTTTTCAGCCCGGTGCTGGGTGGCGCTACCACCACGGCTTCGCGATCCTCGGCATCCTCGTCTCCCGTATCGTCGGCCGGTCTCTGCAGGATCACCTCCGCGACGACCTGTTCAGTCCACTCGACATGCCCGACACCGGGCTGTGGGTACCGACCGACCGGTGCCATCGCCTGACGGCGGCCTACCGGTTCGACGACGGGTCGTTGATCGAGACCGAACCCGCCGCAGGCGGACCCTACGCTGGACCGCCCCCTGTCGACGTGAGTCACGGCGAGTTGGTGTCCACGGTGACCGATTTTCACCGCTTCCTTCGCGCGATCCCGACGTCGGTGTCGACCGAGCACCTGGAGCTGATGACACACGACCAGGTGCCCGCGTCGATCAAGACCGACGAGAGTTTCTTCCCTGGCTTCTGGCCGGGAACGGGGTGGGGATTCGGCGTCTCGGTCGTCACCGAAGGAAGTCACCTCGGTAGGTACGGCTGGTCCGGCGGGCAGGGCACCGACTTCTTCGTCGACCCGGACGGGACCATCGGCATCTTGCTGACGCAGACCGAATTGTGCGAGGCCACCTTCGCGTTGCTGTCGGAGTTTCAGGAACTGCGCTGAGAGGACCTACGCTGGGTCGATCGCAGCTCCTACAGTGGTCGCCGTGATCGAGAACCGGTTTCGGCCGTGACGCAGCCGTTGGCCCGTCGACTCGGGCTGTTCGACGCCATCGTCATCGGTGTCGGTTCGATGGTCGGGGCCGGAGTGTTCGCGTCGTTCGCCCCCGCTGCGGCCGTTGCAGGTGCGGGCCTGCTGATCGGTCTTGCCATCGCCGCGGTCGTGGCGTTCTGCAACGCAACATCCTCGGCGCAGCTGGCCGCCCAGTACCCGACCTCGGGTGGCACGTACATCTACGGTCGTGAACGACTCGGCGAGTGGCCGGGGTTCTTGGCCGGCTGGAGCTTCGTCATCGGCAAGACCTCGAGTTCGGCGGCGATGGCACTGGTGTTCGCGGCCTACGTCGCACCTGCCGGTTACACAGAACTCGTTGCGGTGCTTGCCATTATCGCATTGACAGCGGTGAACTACTTCGGCATCACCCGCACGGCCATGCTGACGAAGATCCTCGTGGCTGCCGTCCTGACCGTCCTCGTCGTGGGAGTGGTCCTGGGCCTGACCGGCTCGTCCGGTCCGGCCGTCGACGGACTCGGCTCGTTCGCCGCGAACGGGTGGTACGGAATTCTGCAGTCGGCGGGGCTGCTGTTCTTCGCCTTTGCGGGGTACGCGCGTATCGCCACGCTCGGCGAGGAGGTCGTCCGACCCGAACGCACCATTCCGCGTGCCATCGTGTCCGCCCTCGGTATCGCATTGCTGGTCTACGCCGTGGTTGCGTTGACACTGCTGTCGGTTCTCGGCCCCGATCTCCTGGCCTCGTCGTCTGCCCCATTGATCGATCTCGTTGTCGCTTCGGGTCATTCGTGGGCGTCGCCACTGATGCGGATCGGTGCCGGCCTGGCCGCGCTGGGGGCTTTGCTGGCACTGATCGCCGGCATCGGACGCACGTCGCTGGC
The nucleotide sequence above comes from Rhodococcoides fascians A25f. Encoded proteins:
- a CDS encoding AI-2E family transporter, producing the protein MSTDELRAQGTGASPGPTSAADSVHPLVRIGAEWTWRILVLFAGFITFAYVVAKLSTVVIPLGLALLASAMLVPVVDWMHRRGVPRAVAVIIVIIASIGVVAGIMTFIVEQFIEGLPQVGDQFTQSINGVEEWLSSGPLHISEDQIRQATDNLVKVIQDNQEAVTSGALTTAAVIGEILTGALLTLFTLIFFLYGGDQIWQFVTRLAPTGARRKIRTAGIQGFGSLVGYVRATVAVAAADAIGIGAGLAILGVPLALPLASLVFIGAFIPIIGAVLTGFVAVFIALVTKGLITAVITLGIVVAVMQLEGHVLQPLLLGRAVRLHPLAVVLSITVGILLAGIVGGLLAVPIVAVLNTAVRSLLADDPEEVYEELEPTDPLYAAEASDPHTPPGADEPDRLAKGELKIPGQNTDADG
- the macS gene encoding MacS family sensor histidine kinase, yielding MRTADRVRTTLTSSDPDTPLWRASQAFRLITLVYAVSYQVATVDNYTNPRLSWVFVSLMAVWSGASALMLARASLPRWQVVLADQVIVIALMASTRLVADYDWYSTRQTLPTTLWATNAVISAAILLGPKGGIASGVVMSVVSALVRDRFDSDLWSDATAPVLLSAGLALGMASNTARRAHEELRRAARSAAITEERERLARQVHDGVLQVLALVRRRGLEIGGPAAELANLAAEQEVALRVLISEQAAPRGDHTGSIVDVRALLRTQAGTAVSVSTPADPVLVESEVAEELAAVVATALSNVELHAGSEAKAYVLLEDVDGELIVSIRDDGHGIPDGRLAAAEAEGRMGVSKSILGRVESLGGTALLDTADGEGTEWEIRLPRTKGLR
- the nhaA gene encoding Na+/H+ antiporter NhaA, yielding MTDSSSSKTRLPLFSRGSWSEADRVAQILRKETVGGALLLVATLVALIWANSPWSAAYDSLMSTRVGPSALHLDLTLSTWAADGLLAIFFFVVGLELKREFVAGDLRDPARAALPVAAAVGGMIVPAVIFVLFNLGTGDGALLGWAIPTATDIAFAVAVLAVISTHLPTALRTFLLTLAVVDDLLAVSVIAIFYTDDINFVALGLTLIPLALFAVAVQMRVRSWWVLIPLAVVTWVLMHESGVHATVAGVLLGFAVPVIRSKANGGPEAGPGLAEHFEHKIRPISAGIAVPLFAFCAAGVTVGGFSGLRSALTDPIAIGIIAGLVIGKAIGIFGTTYLVSRFTRATLDAGLKWLDVFGVAMLAGIGFTVSLLIGDLAFGEGTQRDDHVKVGVLTGSIIAATIASIILRTRNKAYRDFYIEETRDDDHDGIPDVYQNKK
- a CDS encoding adenylate/guanylate cyclase domain-containing protein; its protein translation is MFSMLIANVFGAVLVFAFVRYGLPIPESQSIVADRVRNVYIFGAYLGVALVVSLIYAYTLLRSVIRWQLRGGPPTRKEQMTTLHAPLRQAIVHLILWIIGGIIFVLLTIAEMPSLSIAVIVTVGMAATVTFGFTYMLGERILRPVAAMALSEGRFDRTMTPGVGTRMAMTWGLGTLMPVIGIILLCATQLTTDLVFSPNALAVAIILLSVLAIVQAFVLSMLTASQISDPISQLHSAIERVQRGETDVEVDVFDGSEIGRLQVGFNRMMEESAERRVLRELFGQHVGEDVARRALQFGTELGGETRFVAVLFVDMVGSTATASERPPSEVVVLLNEFFRVVVDVVGRHHGFVNKFMGDAALAIFGAPLDRPDAPTAALAAARELRFALNEITGLDIGIGVSAGLAVAGNIGASERFEYTVIGDPVNEASRLTELAKLRPGRVLASTSALYFADDEEQEQWELGDQVQLRGRRRATHLAWPVEYPDATPGDG
- a CDS encoding response regulator, yielding MTEETNSEIAVMVVDDHPMWRDGVARDLEAAGFGVVATADGVAAAGRRARATTPDVVLMDMHLPDGNGADATVAVLEASPETKILVLSASAERSDVLDAIKAGATGYLVKSASAEELFDAVRATAAGQAVFTPGLAGLVLGEFRRMSSSPEPESDTRPTLTDRETEVLRLVAKGLSAKQIATRLTLSHRTVENHVQATLRKLQLANRVELTRYAIEKGL
- a CDS encoding APC family permease; translated protein: MTQPLARRLGLFDAIVIGVGSMVGAGVFASFAPAAAVAGAGLLIGLAIAAVVAFCNATSSAQLAAQYPTSGGTYIYGRERLGEWPGFLAGWSFVIGKTSSSAAMALVFAAYVAPAGYTELVAVLAIIALTAVNYFGITRTAMLTKILVAAVLTVLVVGVVLGLTGSSGPAVDGLGSFAANGWYGILQSAGLLFFAFAGYARIATLGEEVVRPERTIPRAIVSALGIALLVYAVVALTLLSVLGPDLLASSSAPLIDLVVASGHSWASPLMRIGAGLAALGALLALIAGIGRTSLAMARHDDLPSYLTAVHPRYSVPHRAEITLAVIVVVLVLVVDLRDAIGFSSFGVLLYYLVANLSAYTQDAQHRRYPRVLPVIGSIGCVVLIATLPVSSIIVGTVVVALGVLYRTGRRLFT
- a CDS encoding YceI family protein, with the protein product MTTAIALPELTAGTWAIDATHSTVGFTVRHLVVSKVRGRFQAFTGTITVAADGTPSVDAEIDVTSITTDNAQRDGHLKTADFFEVEKFPTATFKSTSVKADGGDFIVTGDFTLHGVTNSIDLKLEFNGVNAGMGNGPVAGFEASTVINRKDFGISIDMPLEGGGAVVGDKITLNLEIEAGLQA
- a CDS encoding serine hydrolase domain-containing protein, with product MSGTVRELLTRHIDAGLMPGAVALLGGPDAEPIAVGSSAVGGPPMAVDAIVRIQSMTKIVTSVAALRLVEEGRLTLDDDVVPWLPELAGRPVLTRPDAALDDTVPQDRPITLRHLLTNTSGYGIQMGDTPLARAMRDNDTEAGSAPSPLGADEWLARMADLPLAFQPGAGWRYHHGFAILGILVSRIVGRSLQDHLRDDLFSPLDMPDTGLWVPTDRCHRLTAAYRFDDGSLIETEPAAGGPYAGPPPVDVSHGELVSTVTDFHRFLRAIPTSVSTEHLELMTHDQVPASIKTDESFFPGFWPGTGWGFGVSVVTEGSHLGRYGWSGGQGTDFFVDPDGTIGILLTQTELCEATFALLSEFQELR
- a CDS encoding DUF3054 domain-containing protein, with product MVLLFAAIGRRSHAEATALSGLFHTAWPFVVGAAIGWIVTFALYRNKFDAFLIVPTGIVVWVMTVALGMVLRAVTGQGTAGSFIVVATLSTAVLLLGWRALAKFVPSVR
- a CDS encoding lysylphosphatidylglycerol synthase transmembrane domain-containing protein: MPDPSSTRGPGVRRPRNRLRWLKWIAGIALVALLVGEAIYLWPRLHESWTAVREIHWGWLAACILAQAVSLSAFGRVQKQLLDAGGVKVRQRKSVAVIYGSTAMALTLPAGQVFSTAFTYRETRRWGASPVVASWQLAISGVIAAAGLAVLGVAGGLVVGSSFNTFTVVLPIAGVIAIVVAVRYISNHPQSIKTVARWGLRRYNAFRNHELDAGAEGIDKIIGQIQSVQLGKRDGALTLSWSAVHRLGDVACLAFACFAVGADPRLSGLLIAFAAGKAVGSVPLAPGGLVVVDATLIAFLTSAASITASQAVASALVYRGVSFILVAIVGWIVFLVLFRKHQHADLEFDIALEQQETAELRRTENSRDAKGDPEPA